From a single Glycine soja cultivar W05 chromosome 19, ASM419377v2, whole genome shotgun sequence genomic region:
- the LOC114399940 gene encoding putative disease resistance protein RGA4 has translation MTELVLFSIAESLIAKLASQAYEETSQVLGLYHHLQEFTQTLSLVKAVLLDAEEKQQQNYELQEWLRQVKHVFSDAENVLDEFECETLRKEVVQAHGSATTKVAHFFSTSNPLVFRYRLAQHIKKIKKRLDKVAADRHKFGLETTDIDRRVVHRRDMTYSYVVDSDVIGRNHDKENIIRLLVQQNPNNNDKSLSVISIVGIPGLGKTTLAKIVFNDRRIHELFQLKMWVCVSNDFNIKQVVIKILNSNKDSAHQQNLDMVDMEQLQSQLRNKLASKKFLLVLDDVWNEDLVKWVELRDLIQVDATGSKILVTTRSHVTASMMGTVPSYILEGLSLEDSLSLFVKWAFKEEEKRNSYLVNIGKEIVKKCNGVPLAVRTLGSLLFSKDNREEWEFVRDNEIWNSMKSESGMFAALKLSFDQMPSNLRRCFALFNLYPCGHAFDSFDVTSLWGALGFLPSPNRNQILKHGANQYLCELFSRSFLQDFVDYGIGFGFKIHDLVHDIARYLGRDSIMVRYPFVFRPEERYVQHLSFPENVEVENFPIHKFVSVRTILFPTSGVGANSEVFLLKCTSRCKRLRFLDLSDSMYEALPPYIGKLKHLRYLSLENNNNLKRLPDSLCNLLKLEVLILSGCSELLTLPNGLRKLISLQHLEITTKLRVLPEDEIANLSSLRILRIEFCNNVESLFEGIKLPTLKVLCIANCQSLKSLPLDIEHFPELETLLVDNCDVLEFSKEHNNQNSNLRLKIVNFISLPQLVTLPHWLQGSKDTLQYLLISSCNNLVGLPEWLSAMTCLKTLCVTSCPNMLSLPDGIHRLTTLERLEIDGYPESLQHLTIDEPEEVKEEVEELE, from the coding sequence ATGACTGAATTAGTCCTCTTCAGCATCGCGGAGTCACTCATAGCAAAGCTTGCTTCTCAAGCATATGAAGAAACTTCTCAGGTGCTGGGTTTATACCACCATCTGCAAGAGTTTACACAGACTCTCTCATTAGTCAAGGCTGTGCTGTTAGATGCTGAGGAAAAGCAGCAGCAGAACTATGAGTTGCAGGAATGGCTGAGGCAGGTCAAACATGTTTTCTCTGATGCTGAAAATGTGTTGGATGAATTTGAGTGTGAAACACTACGAAAGGAAGTGGTTCAAGCTCATGGCAGCGCCACAACCAAGGTAGCTCATTTTTTCTCAACTTCTAATCCACTTGTTTTTCGTTATAGATTGGCtcaacacataaaaaaaatcaagaagagATTAGACAAGGTTGCAGCAGACAGACATAAGTTTGGTCTTGAAACAACTGACATTGATCGACGTGTTGTGCATAGGAGGGATATGACATACTCCTACGTTGTTGATTCGGATGTGATAGGAAGGAATCATGATAAGGAAAATATTATACGACTTTTGGTGCAGCAGAATCCTAATAATAATGACAAAAGTCTCTCTGTAATTTCTATTGTGGGGATTCCAGGCTTGGGAAAGACCACACTAGCAAAGATTGTGTTCAATGATAGGAGGATACATGAGTTATTCCAGTTGAAGATGTGGGTTTGTGTGTCTAATGACTTTAACATTAAGCAAGTGGTTATTAAAATCCTTAATTCTAATAAGGATTCTGCTCACCAACAAAATTTAGACATGGTAGACATGGAGCAACTGCAAAGTCAATTAAGAAACAAACTTGCCAGTAAAAAATTCTTACTTGTCTTGGATGACGTATGGAATGAAGATCTTGTAAAATGGGTTGAGCTGAGGGATTTAATACAAGTAGATGCTACAGGAAGTAAAATTTTAGTGACTACACGCAGTCACGTGACTGCTTCCATGATGGGTACTGTTCCCTCTTACATTTTAGAAGGGCTTTCCTTGGAGGATTCGTTGTCTCTGTTTGTCAAATGGGCAtttaaagaagaagagaaaaggaattcCTATTTGGTAAATATTGGGAAAGAAATTGTGAAAAAATGCAATGGGGTTCCTTTGGCAGTGAGAACATTAGGAAGTTTACTGTTTTCAAAAGATAACAGAGAGGAATGGGAATTTGTGAgagataatgaaatttggaattCAATGAAATCTGAAAGTGGTATGTTCGCTGCACTTAAATTAAGTTTTGATCAAATGCCATCCAATTTGAGGCGATGCTTTGCTTTGTTCAACCTTTACCCATGTGGGCATGCATTTGATAGTTTTGATGTTACATCCCTTTGGGGAGCACTTGGTTTTCTTCCATCACcaaatagaaatcaaatattGAAACACGGTGCAAATCAATATCTTTGTGAACTATTCTCAAGATCTTTTCTACAGGATTTTGTTGATTACGGCATTGGCTTTGGTTTTAAAATACATGATTTGGTGCATGATATTGCACGGTATTTGGGTAGAGATTCCATAATGGTAAGATACCCCTTTGTGTTTAGACCCGAAGAAAGGTATGTCCAGCATCTATCTTTTCCTGAAAACGTTGAAGTTGAAAATTTTCCCATCCACAAATTTGTAAGCGTGAGAACCATACTATTTCCTACCTCAGGAGTTGGAGCCAACAGTGAAGTGTTTTTGCTTAAATGCACATCACGGTGCAAACGCTTACGGTTTTTAGATTTAAGTGATTCTATGTACGAGGCTTTGCCTCCTTACATTGGCAAGTTGAAACATTTAAGATATCTCAGTCTTGAGAATAATAACAACTTAAAGAGGCTTCCTGATTCTCTTTGCAACCTCCTAAAGTTAGAAGTTTTGATACTTAGTGGATGTTCAGAACTTTTAACACTGCCAAATGGTTTAAGAAAGTTGATCAGTCTTCAACATTTGGAGATAACCACAAAGCTACGTGTTTTGCCAGAGGATGAGATTGCAAACTTGAGTTCTCTTCGGATTCTCAGAATCGAATTTTGCAACAATGTGGAATCTTTGTTTGAAGGGATTAAACTCCCTACTCTTAAAGTATTGTGTATTGCCAATTGCCAGAGTCTAAAGTCGTTGCCACTTGATATTGAACATTTTCCTGAATTAGAGACTTTGTTAGTTGACAACTGTGATGTGTTGGAATTTTCCAAGGAGCATAACAACCAAAATTCCAACTTGAGGCTGAAGATtgtaaatttcatttcattgccACAGTTGGTGACCTTGCCTCATTGGCTTCAAGGATCGAAGGACACATTGCAATACTTGTTAATTTCAAGCTGCAACAATCTTGTGGGGCTTCCTGAATGGCTATCAGCTATGACTTGTCTGAAAACACTGTGTGTCACAAGTTGTCCTAACATGTTGTCTCTCCCGGATGGCATCCATCGCCTAACCACCCTTGAACGATTGGAAATTGATGGATATCCTGAATCGCTCCAACACTTAACCATTGATGAACCGGAAGAAGTCAAGGAAGAGGTAGAAGAATTGGAGTAA
- the LOC114399602 gene encoding probable copper-transporting ATPase HMA5 has product MATKFLALACLRNNEGSGYLSPRPHYPSMPKYPKGVTEEEGSSNVSSKALFSVVGMTCSACAASVEKAVKRLPGIRQAVVDVLNNRAQVLFYPSFVNEETIREVIEDAGFQATFIRDDNETSVQICRIRIQGMTCTSCSSTVESALQSIQGVVKAQVALATEEAEVHYTPNVVTYNQILEAVEDTGFQATLISTGEDMSRIDIQVEGIRTGRSMRLIENSLQALPGVQGVETHPEFNKVSLSYKPDLTGPRNFINVIEETGSRRFKAKIFPEEGGRRNSHRREEIRQYYRSFLWSLVLTIPVFLTSMVLMYIPGIKHGVDAKVVNMLTVGEIIRWVLATPVQFIIGKRFYSGAYKALRLGSPNMDVLIALGTNAAYFYSVYSVLRAATSQGFKGTDFFETSAMLISFILLGKYLEVLAKGKTSNAIAKLMNLTPDTAILLTLDSEGNVVGEEEIDSRLIQKNDVIKVIPGAKVAADGFVIWGQSHVNESMITGEARPVAKRKGETVIGGTVNENGVLHVKATWVGSESALSQIVRLVESAQMAKAPVQKFADRISKYFVPLVILISFSTWLAWFLAGRFHAYPKSWIPSSMDSFQLALQFGISVMVIACPCALGLATPTAVMVGTGVGASQGILIKGGQALENTHKVNCVVFDKTGTLTIGKPVVVNTKLLTNMVLREFYELVAAAEVNSEHPLAKAIVEYAKKLRDDENPIWPEARDFVSIAGHGVKAMVRNKEILVGNKSLMEDHNVALPIDAEEMLAEAEAMAQTGIIVSINREVVGVLAVSDPLKPAAQEVISILKSMKIRSIMVTGDNWGTANSIAREVGIETVIAEAKPDQKAEKVKDLQASGCRVAMVGDGINDSPALVAADVGMAIGAGTDIAIEAADIVLMKSNLEDVITAIDLSRKTFSRIRLNYIWALGYNLLGIPIAAGALFPSTQFRLPPWIAGAAMAASSVSVVCCSLMLKYYRRPKKLDNLEIRGISIE; this is encoded by the exons atgGCGACCAAGTTTTTAGCTTTAGCTTGTTTACGTAACAATGAGGGGTCGGGGTACCTATCGCCACGACCTCACTACCCGTCGATGCCGAAATATCCAAAGGGAGTGAcagaagaagaaggaagcaGTAACGTATCGTCCAAGGCACTTTTCTCCGTCGTCGGAATGACTTGCTCCGCCTGTGCTGCCTCCGTCGAGAAAGCCGTCAAGCGTCTTCCCGGAATTCGCCAAGCCGTCGTTGATGTTCTCAACAACCGTGCCCAAGTCCTCTTCTATCCATCCTTTGTTAAC GAAGAGACCATTCGTGAGGTCATTGAAGATGCTGGATTCCAAGCCACATTCATCAGAGATGATAACGAGACATCTGTTCAGATATGCCGCATACGTATCCAAGGCATGACATGCACGTCGTGTTCCTCCACCGTCGAATCCGCTCTACAATCAATCCAAGGAGTGGTGAAAGCCCAAGTGGCTCTTGCAACTGAGGAAGCTGAAGTTCACTACACTCCAAACGTTGTTACCTACAACCAAATCTTGGAAGCTGTTGAAGACACGGGCTTTCAGGCCACGCTTATAAGCACAGGCGAAGACATGAGCAGAATAGACATTCAAGTTGAAGGCATAAGAACTGGTCGTTCCATGAGACTCATTGAAAATTCTCTTCAGGCCCTCCCTGGGGTCCAAGGTGTAGAAACACACCCTGAGTTCAACAAAGTATCTCTTTCTTATAAACCAGACTTGACAGGACCGAGAAATTTCATCAATGTGATCGAAGAAACGGGATCTAGGCGTTTCAAGGCTAAGATTTTCCCTGAAGAAGGAGGAAGAAGGAATAGTCATAGGAGGGAGGAAATAAGGCAATACTATAGATCTTTCTTGTGGAGTTTGGTGCTTACTATTCCTGTGTTTCTAACCTCTATGGTGCTTATGTATATCCCTGGAATTAAGCATGGAGTAGATGCTAAAGTTGTGAACATGCTTACAGTGGGCGAGATTATAAGATGGGTGCTTGCTACACCAGTGCAGTTCATTATAGGGAAGAGGTTTTACTCTGGTGCTTACAAAGCATTACGCCTTGGCTCTCCCAACATGGATGTTTTGATTGCCTTGGGGACAAATGCAGCATACTTTTACTCAGTGTATTCTGTGCTGAGAGCTGCTACATCTCAGGGTTTCAAGGGTACTGATTTCTTTGAGACTAGTGCTATGCTTATTTCGTTTATTTTGCTAGGGAAGTACCTTGAGGTTTTGGCCAAGGGCAAGACGTCCAATGCAATTGCCAAGCTCATGAACTTGACACCTGACACTGCTATACTGTTGACCCTGGACAGTGAAGGAAATGTTGTTGGTGAAGAGGAAATTGATAGCAGGCTGATTCAGAAGAATGATGTGATTAAAGTTATTCCTGGTGCAAAGGTGGCTGCGGATGGATTTGTTATTTGGGGTCAGAGCCACGTGAATGAGAGCATGATTACAGGTGAGGCACGTCCTGTGGCTAAGAGGAAAGGTGAAACTGTTATTGGAGGAACTGTGAATGAGAATGGAGTGTTGCATGTTAAGGCTACCTGGGTTGGATCAGAGAGTGCTCTTTCTCAGATTGTTAGACTTGTTGAGTCAGCACAGATGGCCAAGGCTCCTGTGCAGAAGTTTGCTGACCGCATTTCTAAATACTTTGTGCCTCTG GTTATTTTAATCTCATTTTCAACTTGGCTTGCATGGTTTTTAGCTGGAAGATTTCATGCTTACCCCAAGTCTTGGATACCATCTTCCATGGATAGCTTTCAGCTTGCTTTGCAGTTTGGGATTTCTGTCATGGTCATAGCTTGTCCATGTGCTTTAGGTTTAGCAACGCCAACTGCTGTTATGGTTGGCACTGGAGTAGGTGCATCTCAGGGAATACTTATCAAAGGAGGTCAAGCATTAGAAAATACACATAAG GTGAACTGTGTTGTATTTGACAAAACAGGTACTCTCACAATCGGGAAGCCTGTGGTAGTAAATACAAAGTTGTTGACAAATATGGTACTCCGGGAATTCTATGAACTTGTGGCTGCAGCTGAG GTGAATAGTGAGCATCCACTGGCTAAGGCCATAGTTGAGTATGCCAAAAAACTGAGAGATGATGAGAACCCCATTTGGCCAGAGGCACGGGATTTTGTGTCCATTGCTGGACATGGAGTTAAGGCCATGGTTAGAAACAAGGAAATACTTGTGGGTAACAAGAGCTTGATGGAAGACCACAATGTTGCACTTCCCATCGATGCTGAAGAGATGCTTGCAGAAGCAGAAGCAATGGCTCAAACTGGAATTATAGTGTCTATTAATAGGGAAGTAGTTGGGGTTTTAGCAGTATCTGATCCATTGAAACCAGCTGCACAAGAAGTCATTTCCATTCTCAAGTCTATGAAAATTAGGAGCATCATGGTGACTGGGGACAATTGGGGAACTGCCAATTCTATAGCAAGGGAAGTTGGAATTGAAACAGTTATTGCTGAGGCCAAACCAGATCAGAAAGCAGAGAAAGTCAAGGACTTGCAG GCTTCTGGGTGCAGGGTGGCTATGGTGGGGGATGGTATCAATGACTCACCAGCACTTGTGGCAGCAGATGTAGGAATGGCAATTGGTGCTGGTACAGACATTGCTATTGAGGCTGCTGATATTGTCCTAATGAAGAGCAACTTGGAGGATGTCATAACTGCCATTGATCTTTCCAGAAAAACGTTTTCTCGTATCCGCCTCAACTACATATGGGCTTTGGGCTATAATCTACTTGGCATTCCAATTGCTGCTGGAGCTCTTTTTCCTTCTACACAATTTCGGTTGCCACCATGGATTGCTGGGGCTGCCATGGCTGCATCTTCTGTCAGTGTTGTGTGCTGCTCTCTAATGTTGAAGTATTATAGGAGACCCAAGAAGCTGGACAACCTTGAGATACGAGGCATAAGCATTGAGTGA